The proteins below come from a single Desulfovibrio litoralis DSM 11393 genomic window:
- a CDS encoding IscA/HesB family protein: protein MLELTESASKELQSYFADKEKATIRVYLSPGGUSGPRLALALDEPTDDDQVFEEGGFKFCINKDLLQQAGTIRIDLSYMGFTVDSSNSLGGGGSCGSCSTSGGCGSSH, encoded by the coding sequence ATGCTCGAATTAACAGAAAGTGCAAGCAAAGAATTACAATCATACTTTGCGGATAAAGAAAAAGCAACCATCAGAGTATACTTATCTCCCGGCGGTTGAAGCGGTCCACGCTTAGCATTGGCTCTGGACGAGCCAACAGATGATGATCAAGTGTTTGAAGAAGGCGGATTCAAATTCTGCATTAATAAAGACCTTTTACAACAAGCCGGTACTATCCGTATTGATTTGAGCTATATGGGCTTTACGGTTGACTCTAGCAACTCTCTCGGTGGTGGCGGAAGCTGTGGAAGCTGTTCTACCAGCGGTGGTTGTGGCAGTTCACACTAA
- a CDS encoding zinc metalloprotease HtpX produces the protein MTNQIKTFVLLALLSGLFIVLGSAMGGRTGLIIAFAFSLIMTFGSYWFSDSIVLRMNNARELSPTESPALYRMVEQLAIEANIPRPKLYLIEDPVPNAFATGRNPEHGVVAVTAGLIKLLNPDEIKGVIAHEIAHIKNRDILVQSVAVVIGSSIVAIANMMQWAAIFGVGSSNGENRNGSFLGSLLMIILAPIAASIIQMAISRSREYMADATGASLTHNPLALASALHKIDAYSRNAHSTALNPATESLYIINPFSGRSIASLFSTHPATEDRIRKLEELNRRP, from the coding sequence ATGACAAATCAAATAAAAACTTTTGTATTGCTTGCGTTGCTTTCGGGTTTGTTTATTGTTCTTGGCTCTGCTATGGGCGGAAGAACGGGCTTGATTATTGCGTTTGCTTTTTCTTTAATTATGACTTTTGGGTCTTATTGGTTCTCTGATTCAATTGTGTTGCGTATGAATAACGCTAGGGAGTTATCACCAACCGAGTCTCCGGCTTTATACCGTATGGTTGAACAACTTGCCATAGAGGCAAATATTCCACGCCCAAAATTGTATTTGATAGAAGACCCCGTGCCTAATGCGTTTGCAACAGGTCGTAATCCGGAACATGGAGTTGTGGCGGTTACCGCAGGTTTGATAAAACTTTTAAATCCCGATGAAATCAAAGGTGTAATCGCTCACGAAATAGCCCATATAAAAAATCGGGATATTTTGGTTCAAAGTGTTGCCGTTGTTATTGGCTCAAGCATTGTTGCAATTGCCAATATGATGCAATGGGCGGCAATTTTTGGAGTTGGTAGTTCAAACGGAGAAAATAGAAACGGAAGTTTTCTAGGTTCTTTATTGATGATAATTTTAGCACCAATTGCTGCTTCCATTATTCAGATGGCTATTTCTCGCTCTCGTGAATATATGGCAGATGCTACTGGGGCGAGCTTAACTCATAACCCTTTGGCTCTTGCCTCCGCCTTACATAAAATTGATGCTTATAGTCGTAATGCTCATAGCACCGCACTAAACCCCGCTACTGAATCGTTATATATTATTAATCCTTTTTCAGGACGCAGTATTGCTTCTTTATTTAGCACACACCCGGCAACGGAAGACAGAATTCGCAAGCTTGAAGAACTAAACAGAAGACCTTAA
- the tenA gene encoding thiaminase II yields the protein MSLLFSEEMFSKVEPILDKIYNHQFVKELCDGTLAKEKFVYYMQQDSLYLVDYTKALALVAAKSYSEQDISLNLDFAQGALLAERSLHEEYFTEFSVVTVLEKMPACFAYTSYLLNIAALDSVHESMAALLPCFWIYNEVGKHILKQAKPNNPYQKWINTYSGGEFEKVTLQAIDYTDKLAKETTGLLNERMKNAFIKSCKMEYYFWNDAYNLTSWAV from the coding sequence ATGTCTTTATTATTTAGCGAAGAGATGTTTTCTAAAGTTGAGCCTATTCTTGATAAAATATATAATCACCAATTTGTGAAAGAGTTGTGTGATGGAACTTTAGCCAAAGAAAAGTTTGTCTATTATATGCAACAAGACAGTCTTTATCTTGTTGATTATACTAAAGCTTTGGCACTCGTGGCGGCAAAGTCATATTCTGAGCAAGATATTTCTTTAAATTTAGACTTTGCTCAAGGGGCTTTACTTGCCGAACGTTCTTTACATGAAGAATATTTTACAGAGTTTTCGGTTGTTACTGTGCTTGAAAAAATGCCGGCTTGTTTTGCTTATACTTCTTATCTTTTAAATATTGCCGCACTTGATAGCGTGCATGAGAGCATGGCGGCGTTGTTGCCCTGCTTTTGGATATATAACGAAGTTGGAAAACATATTTTGAAACAGGCTAAGCCTAACAATCCATATCAAAAATGGATCAATACTTATTCCGGCGGTGAGTTTGAAAAAGTTACCCTTCAAGCTATTGACTATACTGATAAACTTGCAAAAGAAACCACGGGCTTGTTAAACGAACGCATGAAAAATGCCTTTATAAAGTCTTGTAAAATGGAATATTATTTTTGGAATGATGCTTATAATTTAACTAGCTGG